In a single window of the Aminomonas paucivorans DSM 12260 genome:
- a CDS encoding dienelactone hydrolase family protein — MLAWEPLRLGGRLYGGVRWEPAEEVTPRGRVLILHEFDGLGPESLWLLREWRARGWGGVAADLYGVSLRPRFAGEAALRARALRELRGPLRARVRGWWEHLLTLPGYREESLLLFGSSFGGHAVLEGLRAGLRPLGALTVYGYLDPSPEGLPGDVPLLAIVAGKDAVVPPENGGSFLADWGMRGTPGRGVLFPGAPHGFLRPGRSPEGRVWAKRAWCEVDRFLSDLERGEWSR; from the coding sequence ATGCTCGCATGGGAGCCCTTGCGGTTGGGCGGACGGCTCTACGGGGGGGTGCGCTGGGAACCGGCGGAAGAGGTGACGCCGCGAGGGCGGGTCTTGATCCTCCACGAATTCGACGGATTGGGGCCCGAGAGCCTGTGGCTCCTTCGGGAATGGCGTGCCCGGGGATGGGGCGGAGTCGCGGCGGACCTTTACGGGGTGTCCCTCCGCCCCCGATTTGCGGGAGAGGCGGCACTGAGGGCCCGGGCTCTTCGGGAGCTTCGTGGTCCCCTTCGGGCGCGGGTCCGAGGTTGGTGGGAGCATCTGCTCACTCTCCCGGGCTACCGGGAGGAATCCCTCCTGCTCTTCGGTTCCTCCTTCGGGGGACACGCGGTGCTCGAAGGCCTTCGGGCGGGCCTTCGTCCCCTGGGAGCCCTGACGGTCTACGGGTACCTGGATCCGTCCCCGGAAGGGCTTCCGGGGGATGTCCCTCTTCTGGCGATTGTGGCCGGCAAGGATGCGGTGGTGCCCCCGGAGAACGGGGGATCCTTCCTGGCCGATTGGGGCATGCGGGGGACCCCCGGGCGAGGGGTGCTCTTTCCCGGAGCCCCTCACGGGTTCCTTCGCCCCGGAAGGAGTCCGGAAGGCCGTGTCTGGGCGAAGAGGGCATGGTGTGAGGTGGATCGTTTTCTTTCGGATCTGGAGCGGGGGGAGTGGAGTCGATGA
- a CDS encoding Lrp/AsnC family transcriptional regulator produces MIRMDILDFKILHLLLEDGRLSWTELGKSVGLTPPGVADRVRRLGEKGPLLGFSARVDEESMGYAVLAFVGVTLQRPQHRKPFLEAIASWREVQECHHLAGEEDYLLKVRTFDLKSLDRLISDRIKGLRGVLRTRTQVVLSTEKESPLLPLREERSEGVGP; encoded by the coding sequence ATGATTCGGATGGATATTTTGGATTTCAAGATTCTCCACCTTCTCCTGGAGGACGGACGGCTCTCCTGGACGGAGTTGGGCAAAAGCGTGGGCCTCACCCCCCCAGGGGTGGCGGACCGGGTGCGACGGTTGGGCGAAAAAGGCCCCCTTCTGGGATTCTCCGCCCGGGTGGACGAGGAATCCATGGGCTACGCGGTCCTCGCCTTCGTGGGTGTCACCCTGCAGCGCCCCCAACATCGAAAACCTTTTCTTGAGGCAATAGCCTCCTGGCGGGAGGTACAGGAGTGCCATCACCTGGCGGGAGAAGAGGACTACCTCCTCAAAGTCCGCACCTTTGACCTCAAAAGCCTCGATCGGCTGATCAGCGACCGGATCAAGGGGCTGCGAGGGGTGTTGCGCACCCGTACCCAGGTGGTCCTCTCCACGGAAAAGGAAAGCCCTCTCCTCCCGCTTCGCGAAGAACGATCCGAGGGGGTCGGGCCATGA